In one Dehalococcoidia bacterium genomic region, the following are encoded:
- a CDS encoding N-acetyltransferase has translation MKVEKAKITDVPRIHKLVNHFATKDRMLARPLSELYEDVRDFFVVRQGDVVAGCGAAHVNWADLVEIKALAVDEKHQHKGIGAAIVEACIAEARQMDVPNVFCLTYETVFFGKFGFEKVGLMELPRKVWGECQRCPKYPDCDETAMILKLR, from the coding sequence GTGAAAGTTGAAAAAGCCAAGATTACTGATGTGCCCCGGATTCACAAACTGGTCAACCACTTCGCCACAAAGGACCGAATGCTGGCCCGTCCGCTAAGCGAACTCTATGAAGACGTGAGGGATTTCTTTGTTGTCCGCCAGGGAGATGTAGTGGCGGGCTGCGGAGCCGCACACGTTAACTGGGCCGATCTGGTGGAAATCAAGGCTCTGGCCGTGGACGAAAAACATCAGCACAAAGGCATCGGGGCAGCCATCGTCGAGGCCTGTATTGCAGAAGCCAGACAGATGGACGTACCGAATGTCTTCTGTTTGACCTATGAGACTGTTTTCTTCGGCAAATTCGGATTTGAGAAAGTCGGCCTGATGGAGCTTCCCCGCAAAGTCTGGGGGGAATGCCAGCGATGTCCCAAGTATCCCGATTGCGACGAAACTGCCATGATCCTGAAACTGAGGTGA
- a CDS encoding NAD(+)/NADH kinase, with the protein MKSMQKVGVLFNPRIEAAKGLALEIAKTLGKLQNPVWICPTPNEREASEQLTGTEMILSLGGDGTILRVARLVAPAGIPILGVNMGSLGFTTELTSQEALSKIPRFLQGEGWIDERTMLQAELPSHTGSPILHALNDVVVARGEFVRVIQVKTSVNREPITTYKADGVIVATATGSTGYSLSAGGPIIFPAAKELLLTPIMSHLGLTTALVLSSESVVELEVQTAHQARISIDGQIEFPLQSGDVIKISRSPYTARLLRIQPRTFFHQTLLQRLSGKGG; encoded by the coding sequence ATGAAAAGCATGCAGAAAGTGGGCGTTCTGTTCAATCCTAGAATTGAAGCAGCAAAGGGCTTGGCCCTGGAGATAGCCAAGACCCTCGGAAAATTGCAAAACCCGGTATGGATTTGTCCCACCCCCAATGAGAGAGAGGCGTCAGAACAGCTTACCGGAACCGAGATGATCCTCAGCCTCGGCGGGGACGGCACCATCCTGCGGGTGGCACGGCTGGTTGCGCCTGCGGGAATTCCTATTCTAGGCGTAAACATGGGCAGCTTGGGGTTTACCACCGAACTCACCAGCCAGGAAGCGCTTAGCAAGATTCCCCGATTCCTTCAAGGGGAAGGCTGGATTGATGAACGCACCATGCTCCAGGCCGAACTGCCCTCACACACAGGCTCACCGATCCTTCATGCCTTGAATGATGTGGTCGTTGCCAGAGGCGAGTTTGTCCGGGTGATCCAGGTCAAAACATCCGTCAACCGTGAGCCAATCACCACCTACAAGGCCGATGGCGTTATTGTGGCCACAGCAACCGGATCCACCGGATATTCCCTGTCTGCCGGCGGCCCTATCATTTTCCCGGCGGCCAAAGAGTTGCTCCTCACGCCAATCATGTCTCACTTGGGATTGACCACTGCCCTGGTGCTATCCTCAGAATCCGTGGTCGAGCTTGAAGTGCAGACCGCTCATCAGGCCAGAATCAGCATCGATGGGCAGATCGAATTCCCGTTGCAGAGCGGGGACGTGATTAAAATAAGCCGCAGCCCCTATACTGCCCGACTCTTGAGAATCCAGCCACGAACTTTTTTCCATCAGACGTTGTTGCAACGCTTGAGCGGCAAGGGAGGATGA